In Sphingobium amiense, the genomic window GTCCATGCGCCGGAAGGGATGAAGCCCCAGGTATCGGGCGACGATCTCGGCATGGTCGTTTCGGGTCTGTGAGCGCTGACCATAGCTGGTGAGCGCTGCCGGATCGACGTGCAGTTGGGCGGCGAGGTAATGCAAAACGGGGGTCGGGACGGCATTGTTTCCCGGCAAGCCGAATCCAAGATGACGCATCAAGGCAATATGGCTTGCGAGGCCAAGCCTGTTCGGCGCGCCGTAGCGCCTGCCGATCACTTCGATGTCTTCGGCGGACAACGTGTAGTTGGCGATGATCGCGATGTCGTCGGTCGGCGGCTCGAATAGGCATCGGCGCTCGTGATCAGTCAGGAGCCGTCGTCTCGCCAATTTGCCCTCCCACCGATTCGTCGCGTCAGATTAACGCGAGGGTCTGCCAATGCGAAGAGGTGCACTGTCCGATAGACGATCCCTTAGCGAACATGTGTCGGCAGCGCCGCCATCGCACCGAAAACCTGTGTTCCGCCTGTCTCGTTTGACTGGTCCGATTTGTTTTGCGTTGAAGGCCCCTTCTGCGATACAAGTCCCGGATGACCAACACCCTGATCGGCTATGCCCGCTGCTCAACGGACAAGCAGGATCTTGCCGCACAGCGCGACGCTCTGGTCCAGCTTGGGGTGGCACCGGATCGAATTTATACCGACCACGGTTTCACCGGGACCAATCGTGCGCGACCAGGTTTGGATCAGGCCTTGGCCGCAGTTCGCAATGGCGACACGCTGGTGGTGCCCAAGCTCGACCGACTTGCGCGCTCCGTTCCCGACGCACGGGCGATCGGCGACCAGCTGACGGCACGCGGCGTGAGATTGCAACTCAGTGCCAGCGTCCACGATCCCGGCGACCCCATGGGCAAGCTGTTCTTCAACATCCTTGCCACCTTCGCGGAATTCGAAGCCGATCTGATCAGGATGCGGACCCGGGAAGGTATGGCCGTCGCCCGCGCCCGGGGAAAGCTGCGCGGCAAGAAGCCAAAGCTATCTGATCGGCAGCAGAAGGAGTTGCGCCGGATGTATGACACCGGCGATTATTCGATCAGCGACCTGGCCGAACTGTTCTCGATTTCGCGTCCGACAGTTTATCGCACCCTTGGCCGGCAGCCCACGGTCACTGCCGTGACGGCGGAACCAGCTTGACTATGCACCTTATATAGTGCATATGGTAGCCATGGGATCGGGGACCGCACAACGCATCGAGCTGGTGTTCTACCAGACCGATGCAGGCAATGTCCC contains:
- a CDS encoding recombinase family protein, with the translated sequence MTNTLIGYARCSTDKQDLAAQRDALVQLGVAPDRIYTDHGFTGTNRARPGLDQALAAVRNGDTLVVPKLDRLARSVPDARAIGDQLTARGVRLQLSASVHDPGDPMGKLFFNILATFAEFEADLIRMRTREGMAVARARGKLRGKKPKLSDRQQKELRRMYDTGDYSISDLAELFSISRPTVYRTLGRQPTVTAVTAEPA